A section of the bacterium SCSIO 12696 genome encodes:
- the ruvA gene encoding Holliday junction branch migration protein RuvA produces the protein MIGRLSGVLLEKQAPDLLLDVQGVGYEVQVSLTTFFTLPEVGQAVTLHTHFVTREDAQLLYGFSELRERELFRTLIKVNGVGPKMALSILSGMNPEEFVRCVANNDVTALVRLPGVGKKTAERLVVEMRDRLKDWGVSGETPAMEQMAPGPSVSEEAESALVALGYKPQEAARMISAVAKEADNPSCEALIRLALQNLVK, from the coding sequence GTGATTGGACGTCTTTCAGGGGTGCTGCTGGAAAAGCAGGCTCCGGATTTGTTGCTGGATGTGCAGGGGGTCGGTTACGAAGTTCAGGTGTCTCTCACCACCTTCTTTACCCTCCCTGAGGTCGGGCAAGCGGTAACCCTGCACACCCACTTTGTCACCCGTGAAGACGCCCAACTGTTGTACGGTTTTTCGGAGCTGCGCGAGCGAGAGCTGTTTCGTACTTTGATTAAAGTTAACGGTGTGGGCCCCAAAATGGCGCTGTCCATTCTCTCGGGTATGAACCCCGAAGAATTTGTGCGCTGCGTTGCCAATAATGATGTCACTGCTCTGGTGCGTTTGCCGGGAGTGGGTAAGAAGACCGCGGAACGCCTGGTGGTGGAAATGCGCGACCGCCTCAAGGACTGGGGCGTGAGCGGTGAAACGCCTGCAATGGAACAGATGGCGCCTGGGCCTTCTGTCAGCGAAGAGGCAGAGAGTGCGTTGGTGGCCTTGGGCTACAAACCTCAGGAAGCGGCACGGATGATCAGTGCCGTGGCGAAAGAAGCAGATAACCCGAGTTGTGAGGCGCTTATCCGTTTGGCGCTTCAGAATCTGGTAAAGTAG